ttaaaacacattttcatttcttttaaataatattaacaacAAAACATGACATTAaactgcaaaaacaaaattgtaacaATACAATGAAATTGAGAAAGAAGCTTGGGTGTAAGTTACAAAAAAGAAGCTTGGGTGCAAGTCCCGTGACTCTAATACaataataactaatattttttcacCTACAATTTGTTAGATAGTAACGATTGGAAGAGGCATAGCACTAAGACTGATTATTTTCAAACTTATATAAGAACTCTGAAATGTGAAATactgaacaatttttttttttgaacttgcTAATACATATACACCTACTTTGTATAAAAACTACAGAAGTCTCAAGTTTTGATTTCTGTCAGTGGCTCACTGCGTTACCATAGTAAACCGGGCTGTGTTTGACAATTTATTCTGACGCTAGCATTTGATTTGATTCTTTGACGTAAAAGatgaaataattgttttttaaattccATCTCTTTAGGTGGTATTTGATTCTATTGAATTTGAAGAGTAAATGATagtttttaatatctaaaataaattttgatgaaTCTCATTGATGAAATCCATATTTTCCATTAAGAGTTgatttaataagatttttataaatgatatatcCAACAAGAGGGGATTTgtaaaactttttataaataccttGTCTAATAAGGGAGAATTTAGCAAAAAcctaaaattttatgaaatcccCATCGCAATGGTTTTTGTTGTGTTTCTAATTCAAAATTCGGTGGAAAAGTTTTTTTACATTGTAGGCTGATTCCGGATTAGAGAATAATAGATTAACTAAGGCCGACGTCTGGTTTTGTACCGACTCTCAAGAGCTCGCTAGAGCTGTTAACTCGAAGTCATATCCGGTGGAGCTCTTTGGGGTTCTCATGGATATCGAGTCTCTATCTTATTGCTTTGAtttcttctttgtttcctttgttgGACGGGAGAACAATGTAGTCGCTGACTCCCTTGCGAAGGCTGCATTGTCCTCATTCCCTTCTACTTTGTACTAAAACTCTTCGTTTAGATCTATGTATCTtttcagttgacaaaaaaaagattaactaAGGCCTAAAATCTTAAAATCTTCTTCCTAGTTAAAATCTACATTATAATAGGGCAGTTGCATCACTCCTGATGCGACACGTCAGCGATATGTGGGTCCCACtttaaaaaaatgtgaaaaagtgtcaagtctGTGATTCGAACACGGGTTATTGAgatctaaacaacaacatttataccactgagCTAAAGGattctttgtacattgatggctgaaacaaatatatatttatgaaggtcggaaacctttgcttcttcggttttctctgtgggactcacacttatttattttatttaatgatttaataaatactttataactcacgttttgaaataggattcgttaaaaaaaaagctcaatAAACCTCTTTGGTCTGTAAGCGTTCTCTTCAATGAAAGTTTAgggctttcaatttttaatcatcggttcatgactcatctaagaaacacagattggctctttgagtttcatgaatcagtttttcttctttagtctctacatctccccatctttaataaattcatcatcggttcttttattttgcctgataaatcatgattgtgtggttttaattttcttcgGTCATTCTTAGCTTGCACCCTTTGatctaaccaagaagaagaagaaatttgTCGTTCAGGATGCCATCGAGGACTCAGCTGAGTCACACGAGAGACATACTATCCGTTGCCTTattgttcaagaagagtttatgtgctgtgaaacatatttgtttcttttcatcagttgctttgtttaatcttttttcctgcaaataatgatggctttgacagttcattcacgggagccaagaagtaaaagaagaagaagccagtgaGTGTTTGACATTTTCTGTCTTCCTGAGTTTTTTTTCCATCCATTACttggattttgaagattatgtgtctcacattctttttattttgatggttgttaggttgaatgaagatcattgaataaagaaaatgtcgatgctcctgaagatttggagggtactttatatttctttctctgataATTCTAGAGACATAAATTTGAACCTTACAGAGGGTATATTGCTGAGCATCCTAATGATGAGGAAGAGGTGGAGGGAATTGATCTGCCCCAGCAACGTTACCTGTGGAAAGGAAGTGACATGGATTACTTATACGACGAGGTAAGCATATCGTTAGATGGTTTGCGGTCCATCTTTGAGAGCCGTCGATTGTAAGTGTATATCGTTTTGAAGTTGTACGACACTAAGATGTAAAGAATTACTAATCACGATTACCTTACTAGCAGAGTTCTTTTGCACAGCTATTGTCAATGGAATTAACACTGGAAATTGATGATGCTATATTTCATGTTCCAAATGCTAACGCAAGCTCCAATGTTGATTCTCAGCTTtaacatgccaaaatcacaatgcagtgggtgttgtaaggtaattcagtaggcacaaatgttcagttgaaaaaaattctaaattgtatttatgcatcaaacttatcatccgtaacataataatatgttttttctgtGCTAGGAACCGTTTGTAAATAAATGTCTCGGATGTATATGACTGCTTAGTTTGTTGCTTTTGACAGTGAAATCACTAAGCTTACAATGTGTCAAGACAGCAAAAGCATCTCAGCTGATGGTTAGCTTTACAATTTCGTTGGAGTCTTTTTCCTATTATGTTGGATGGATTATTTTAGCAAACAAATATCGCAACAGAGCGCTGGCAATAActctaatagatttatatatacatttagaattgaaagtttggtgagaacaggaacaagtacttctgtcacgctattgatttcttatatttcccaTAATCAGTAAGATTTTAACTGTTTTGTCTACTTTGCATTCATACCTCATTCTCCATCTAACTTCTCGGTGCTACTATATAATGATCAAGTCATTTTCTGCTTAAATAGGCAAGTGGGGATGTTACGTTGGGTGCTTGGTTTATTGGGCTTGGCTATACAAAGTCTGTTGTGACTCGAAAACTTTTACCTCATTTAACATTAATTCTGGTTCTTGGGAGAATTGCAAATTGTGAATGAAAGGCACAAGCAGGGAACATATGTGTAGCTGCGTTCGACTCGACATGTAGCGGTATCTGCAGATCCGCTGATCCCATTGTGGAGGTTAACATGCAATGTGTTGACCTGGAAATCATTATTTGGAAGTTACATTTCGAGGTATTTCCTCAGCATATAAATAGACCATAGACAGAGTTTGTTATTTATAATACTCACTGATCATGGAGTCTGCAGAAAACAGTCCTTTTGCATATTCTATATGGAACCAAGAGATATGTCttttgtttgatgattgtatTATGATAGCTACTAACATAGGAGATGACTAGGGAAAGAGAAATGAGTATGAAACTCTTATACAGGTAGCTTTTGTAAACACATTTGAGTTTATTAACAGTTGTGACAAACAATTATGTTTATAGTAAAGGAAACCCGCCGCAGCGTCAATAACAAATGCGTCTGTTTTTTGGTTGTTTGGGATTGAAATAGCTTATGggttttttaaatcaatataattgatttgactaaacctatcttggatgacaaaaagaaggattgcaagtttaataactgctactttagactttaatttcaactaaattataatcagtTTTTTATCCATATCATCTTAGTTATAATCATAAGGatttaatagaataaataaacagtttcaacaatatttaatatgtgatttaataaacaaaagaacatgtaggatttttaggatttaaaaagaTTGAAGACAATAGTTAATGAATATGAAAAGAATACGAAGCAGATGATGAAAAATAATTCGAGCAAATTAGTGGCAACACAGAGCTAAgcgagataaaaatatcaatcaataaagaatgaaagaagaatGAGTTAAATTAGTGGCAACACAGAGCTAAGCGAGAATCAACATATAGGGTTAAGTTATTACACAAGCCAAAACTAAGACAAATCAAACGACAAAcgtgaaaacaaatgtaaacaagacaagaagagatggtgaagataaaatgcattgaaaaactgaatGCTAGATTAGTAAGCAAGAgacaaaaatagattaaaataaacaaacgcCAAGGCGCagataagtaaaataaaattacaacatGCATGTAAGTTGATTTTAATTTGGATTAAGTTTAGCTATTATGGGCTGAACATAATCTCGGCCCAAATACAAGTCCACGAGCCTATGATAGATCTTACGAGACAATACGATGCCGTTTTCAGGTCTTCTTATCCCCTTGAATCTATCCATCGTCAAAGTGTTGTCTGAGCGGAACAGTCTCTCTTGCTGTCTGCAATTCGCAATGGCTTCCTTcacaacatcttcttcttcttcgtcgtccttGCTTCTCCCCAAAACGGTAGTTCCCGTAAGCCACCCGACACGCTCTCATACACTCTCCTCCGGTATCTTCCTTACCGGAAAATGGAATCCTATGCTCCGGAGCATCTCCTCCACCGCCGGGTCTCGCCCTGGGGTTGCAATTGTCAAGGCTGCGACGGTGGACTCGGATTACTCGTCGAGGAGGAGCAGCAGCAACGAGCAGAGGGAGACGATAATGCTTCCAGGATGCGACTACAACCACTGGCTGATTGTGATGGAGTTCCCCAAGGATCCAGCGCCAACGAGGGAGCAGATGATTGATACTTATCTCAACACTCTCGCTACTGTTCTTGGAAGGTTCGTTTTCTCTCTTCTCAATAGTGTATGGAGTAAAAGGCTTAAGCTTTGTTATTTGCTTTGGAGTTGATTTTGTTCGTAGAAGTTGGTTTGTTATGAATGTATCAGTGTAAAGTTTCAGTCTTGCTTGTTTATTAATCTCTTGAGTTGTGCAAACAGATTGAACATCTGTAGAGTAGTAGGCGATGTGTACTTGCTGTTCTTTAAGTATCTAAGAATGAAAATATGGGGAAGAATTAAAGATGTTGTTCGTGGTGTCTCTTTGTTATAACTGAGTCATGTTTGGAAAAATATGACTTGTGTTTTGCAAGAAATGACTAGTACTTCCAAGTTTATTTTCTGTTGCTAGTTGTTTTTAGAGAACTTTAATCTTATATCCATTCCCGTGCTGCTTTTATAACCAGTTAGTGTACTTGTGTGACTGTGTCCAAGTTGCAGTCCAGCATAGTCAATTCCTCGTGCGTGTGCTTATTGAGTGTACTTGTGTGTATTTGCACAGCATGGAAGAGGCAAAGAAGAATATGTATGCATTCAGTACCACTACGTATACTGGTTTCCAATGCACCATTGACGAAGAAACATCTGAGAAGTTCAAGGGTGAGTTTTACTGATTATGGAAAGCTTCTATTTTCTTACTGAAAGTTATTCGAAGATAAAATGACTGCTCGTTCTTGAAAAAATTCATAGGTTTGCCTGGAGTTCTCTGGGTTTTGCCGGACTCCTACATAGATGTCAAGAACAAGGACTATGGAGGTAACCCTATACAAAGCCTCTTAACTGATTTACAatatgtctctctctctctctctctaacctgTATCCCTGTTTAGGCGACAAGTACATCAATGGAGAGATTATCCCCTGCACTTACCCAACCTACCAACCAAAGCAGCGCAATAACTCCAAGTATCAAAGTAAGAGGTACGAAAGAAAAAGAGACGGTCCACCACCTCCTGAGCAGCAGAGGAAACCAAGACAAGCACCACCACCACCCGCTTCTGATTCCTCTTGAACGTCTGTCCCTTTGTACCGGAGTGTGTGAGATTTTGATCGATGGATTAGTCCCTAGCTTATTCTAACCGGATGTAATCTGTGATGATAATTGATAAGACAGGCCCTTTGGTTTTGGTTACGGTTCGTTCCGGTTAACTTTGTAGCAAGGAATCTCTGCCCACCGCCCGTTTCCACGTTTTCTTAATACTTAAATTCCAGACAAGACAAGAAAGTTGCGTTTGGTGGCAACTTTACCTGTAGGGTCACAACACACTCGTCACCATCTGCATCCGAGTTGTCCCCCACCTTATCAACACATCACATGGAATAATACCCTACTACATT
This region of Brassica napus cultivar Da-Ae chromosome C5, Da-Ae, whole genome shotgun sequence genomic DNA includes:
- the LOC106398365 gene encoding multiple organellar RNA editing factor 9, chloroplastic-like, whose protein sequence is MPFSGLLIPLNLSIVKVLSERNSLSCCLQFAMASFTTSSSSSSSLLLPKTVVPVSHPTRSHTLSSGIFLTGKWNPMLRSISSTAGSRPGVAIVKAATVDSDYSSRRSSSNEQRETIMLPGCDYNHWLIVMEFPKDPAPTREQMIDTYLNTLATVLGSMEEAKKNMYAFSTTTYTGFQCTIDEETSEKFKGLPGVLWVLPDSYIDVKNKDYGGDKYINGEIIPCTYPTYQPKQRNNSKYQSKRYERKRDGPPPPEQQRKPRQAPPPPASDSS